One window of the Podospora pseudocomata strain CBS 415.72m chromosome 7, whole genome shotgun sequence genome contains the following:
- a CDS encoding hypothetical protein (COG:S; EggNog:ENOG503NYTU), which yields MGGSTHHHPFQSLSPLSWTTDLSSGTSPEVISKVITDTFSNAQILVDSLPPSPSHSQPTTRPRSQTESATAVLDLNSVLSSSPETKATVEKLRKEWKEVKTNPRDNPHGITVYKLSAKDGKGAWFGRYSLHHGMDFGRWEEALKREFKETLKRCEREGKEPGCGNIRGIGAERVVERVEGEEGLMEVFQVSARFGGPTTARDFIALHMTPPVRKETDGDKKKKGRGPRQFMLVSRPVEHPDCPPRSGFIRGVYESVEVIREVPVVKPLRRTRSSGDWGEHDGKDGKDAALRSAKKAIEERQDSEEEDVEMAIEWLMVTRSDPGGSVPRFMVEKGTPGGIVNDAGQFLKWFEAQQQRSDDDETAVDGDHEGEGEEVSKAEGKKPEKIENGGAVDSSVLNQLRDTDHNREVHRHDKRGEVTPPSGFYGMIASALGAAGSAVASRVATLAGSTIATEDEESLSNDDDDESDTSSELSFASASEGHNAEGGGGDVDVTAAGLLSKADSHNDVASTLSSVSPSSLHSNDDNNSVAHTSHSASLSNQHEKELKKLQERMKKAQAKLERSHQRKHHNHHKESDEAKEEAALQRLKEKHEREIAKQKEKYEREVRRLAEKKQQEEKKKEEKRRKMQEREERADLAMELERTRAERDVARKEIEILRGQVGDLQRENTMLVARLGKMGVGVGDIYDGGK from the exons CGAATCCGCGACTGCGGTCCTCGATCTGAACTCTGTcctgtcatcatcaccagagaCAAAAGCCACGGTGGAGAAACTGAGGAAagagtggaaggaggtgaagaCTAATCCGAGGGATAACCCCCACGGGATTACTGTGTACAAATTATCGGCCAAAGATGGCAAGGGGGCTTGGTTCGGGCGGTACAGCTTGCATCACGGGATGGAttttgggaggtgggaggaggcgttgaaACGGGAGTTCAAAGAGACGCTCAAGAGGtgtgagagggaggggaaggagccTGGATGTGGGAATATTAGGGGGATCggggcggagagggtggtggagagggttgagggggaggaggggctcATGGAGG TGTTTCAGGTTTCGGCGAGGTTTGGAGGaccgacgacggcgagggaTTTTATTGCGCTGCATATGACGCCTccggtgaggaaggagactGATGGGgataaaaagaagaaggggagggggccgaggCAGTTTATGCTTGTGAGTCGGCCGGTGGAGCACCCTGATTGTCCGCCTCGGTCGGGATTTATTAGAGGGGTGTATGAGAGTGTGGAGGTGATTAGGGAGGTGCCGGTTGTGAAGCCGCTtaggaggacgaggtcgagTGGTGACTGGGGCGAGCATGATGGGAAAGACGGCAAGGACGCTGCTCTTAGgtcggccaagaaggcgattGAAGAGAGGCAGGAtagtgaagaggaggatgtggaaatGGCAATTGAGTGGTTGATGGTCACGAGGAGTGACCCGGGGGGGAGCGTGCCAAGGTTTATGGTTGAGAAGGGGACTCCGGGGGGGATTGTGAATGACGCGGGGCAGTTTCTGAAGTGGTTTGaagcgcagcagcaacggagtgatgacgatgagacGGCTGTTGATGGAGACCATgaaggcgagggggaggaggtgagcaAAGCCGAAGGAAAGAAGCCCGAGAAAATCGAAAACGGCGGCGCGGTTGATTCCTCGGTGTTGAATCAACTCCGTGACACGGACCATAATAGGGAGGTGCACCGTCATGACAAACGAGGCGAGGTCACGCCCCCGAGCGGCTTTTACGGTATGATAGCATCAGCCCTCGGGGCAGCCGGCTCAGCGGTTGCGTCTAGAGTAGCCACCCTCGCCGGCTCGACGATTGCTACCGAAGACGAAGAGAGCCTgtccaacgacgacgacgacgaaagCGACACATCATCCGAACTCAGCTTTGCCTCTGCGTCAGAAGGTCACAACgcagagggtggtggtggcgatgtTGATGTCACGGCAGCGGGACTGTTATCCAAAGCCGACTCTCACAACGACGTCGCGTCCACCTTGTCTTCTGTCTCGCCCTCGTCCCTGCACTCCAATGACGACAACAACTCGGTAGCTCACACTTCGCATTCGGCCTCGCTGTCGAACCAGCACGAgaaggagctgaagaagctgcAGGAACGTATGAAGAAGGCGCAGGCTAAGCTGGAGAGGTCGCACCAGAGGAaacatcacaaccaccacaaggaATCGGACGAGGCGAAGGAGGAAGCGGCGCTTCAGAGGCTGAAGGAGAAGCATGAGAGGGAGATTGCCAAGCAGAAGGAGAAGtatgagagggaggtgaggaggctggcggagaagaagcagcaggaggagaagaagaaggaggaaaagaggaggaagatgcaggagagggaggagagggcggatCTGGCCATGGAGCTGGAGCGGACGAGGGCGGAGAGAGAtgtggcgaggaaggagattgagattTTGAGGGGGCAGGTGGGAGATTTGCAGAGGGAGAATACCATGCTTGTTGCGAGactggggaagatgggggttggggtgggggatatTTATGATGGGGGGAAGTAG